The archaeon BMS3Bbin15 DNA segment CATTCTGCTATCTGAGTAAAAAGGCACTGGACATGCTGGTGGGGAAGCACGACATTAAGCTTGAGTGGATAGGATACGAGATTCATCCGAAAATACCTGAGGGAGGCATGACACTTCCAGAGATGGGTTTTGAGGAGGATTACATAGATGTCATTGCAGGCGAGATAAAAAAATATGCACTCCAGTTCGATATGGAAATAAATATTCCAGAAAGGTTCAGCAACTCACATCTTGCCCTCCTTCTCACAGAGCTTGCAAGGGACAGAGGGGTATTCAAAGAGTTCAACGACAGAGTTTACCAGGACTACTGGGTCAGAAAGATTGATATAAGTGATA contains these protein-coding regions:
- a CDS encoding DSBA-like thioredoxin domain protein: MNKVIVFSDYSCPFCYLSKKALDMLVGKHDIKLEWIGYEIHPKIPEGGMTLPEMGFEEDYIDVIAGEIKKYALQFDMEINIPERFSNSHLALLLTELARDRGVFKEFNDRVYQDYWVRKIDISDITRLYSYLEELEISRSEIDVFLKTTARERFEENLKLVESYGVSAVPNFIINGKQLRGLQTYEDLKKAL